The following proteins are encoded in a genomic region of Kosakonia oryzae:
- a CDS encoding DHA2 family efflux MFS transporter permease subunit, translating into MQDKSAFTPPSLLLATIALSLATFMQVLDTTIANVALPTIAGNLGVSSDQGTWVITSFAVCNAIALPLTGWFTRRFGQLRLFVGSVALFTLTSFLCGFAHSMTELIIFRALQGFFAGPMFPMCQTLLLVIFPTSKRSMALALLSMVTVVAPIVGPITGGWITDNYSWPWIFYINVPIGIFAAITVWSQLRAREETTTTAPIDYIGIALLVLGVGLLQVVLDKGNDLDWFNAPEIIVMSVISAIALVSFVIWELGENHPIVNLRLFKDRNFAIGTATLTLGYAAFFAINIILPQWLQTQMGYTAIWAGLAAAPMGFLPLLLTAFIGRYAHKVDLRILATLSFMTMGISCLLRAQFNTSVDFRTIAEVQMFMGIGVAFFFMPITTIVLSNLNGAEVAEGSGLATFFRVLGGSFASSLTTWIWSRREVYHHANLTESVTTYNPAAMDYLHKMGGVTQQHLAAVDKTIEQQAYMMSTIDYFWLLGWGFMVLMVLIWFARPPFVRSGVSGAPPAAGH; encoded by the coding sequence ATGCAAGATAAGTCGGCGTTTACGCCTCCCAGCCTGCTGCTGGCGACGATTGCGCTGTCGCTGGCAACGTTTATGCAGGTGCTGGATACCACCATCGCCAACGTGGCGCTGCCGACCATCGCCGGTAATCTCGGCGTCAGCTCGGATCAGGGCACCTGGGTGATTACCTCGTTTGCGGTGTGCAACGCCATTGCGCTGCCGCTGACCGGCTGGTTCACCCGACGCTTCGGCCAGCTCAGGCTGTTTGTCGGTTCGGTGGCGCTCTTTACCCTGACCTCGTTCCTTTGCGGCTTTGCCCACAGCATGACCGAGCTGATTATTTTCCGCGCCCTGCAGGGCTTTTTCGCCGGGCCGATGTTCCCGATGTGCCAGACGCTCTTGCTGGTCATCTTCCCGACCAGCAAACGCAGTATGGCGCTGGCGCTGCTGTCGATGGTGACCGTCGTGGCGCCGATTGTCGGGCCGATCACCGGTGGCTGGATAACCGATAACTACTCATGGCCGTGGATTTTTTACATCAACGTGCCGATCGGGATTTTTGCCGCCATTACCGTCTGGAGCCAGCTTCGCGCCAGGGAAGAGACCACCACCACTGCGCCGATTGATTACATTGGCATTGCACTGCTGGTTCTCGGCGTTGGGCTGTTGCAGGTGGTGCTCGACAAAGGCAACGATCTTGACTGGTTCAACGCGCCGGAAATCATCGTCATGTCAGTTATCTCGGCGATTGCGCTGGTGTCGTTTGTGATTTGGGAACTGGGGGAAAACCACCCGATTGTGAACCTGCGGCTGTTTAAGGATCGTAACTTCGCCATCGGTACGGCAACGCTGACGCTCGGCTATGCGGCGTTTTTCGCCATTAACATTATTCTGCCGCAGTGGCTGCAAACCCAGATGGGCTACACCGCCATCTGGGCCGGGCTGGCCGCAGCGCCAATGGGCTTTTTGCCGCTGCTGCTGACGGCGTTTATCGGCCGCTATGCGCACAAAGTGGATCTGCGAATCCTGGCCACGCTGTCGTTTATGACGATGGGCATCTCGTGCCTGCTGCGCGCGCAGTTCAACACCAGCGTCGATTTTCGCACCATTGCCGAAGTGCAGATGTTTATGGGCATCGGCGTAGCGTTCTTCTTTATGCCGATCACCACCATTGTGCTGTCGAATTTGAACGGTGCTGAAGTGGCGGAAGGCTCCGGGCTGGCGACCTTTTTCCGCGTGCTCGGCGGTTCCTTCGCCTCGTCGCTCACCACCTGGATTTGGTCGCGACGTGAGGTTTATCACCATGCTAACCTCACCGAGAGCGTCACCACCTATAACCCGGCGGCAATGGATTACCTGCATAAGATGGGCGGTGTGACGCAGCAGCACCTTGCGGCCGTGGATAAAACCATCGAACAGCAGGCCTATATGATGTCAACCATCGACTATTTCTGGCTGTTAGGCTGGGGTTTTATGGTGCTGATGGTGTTGATTTGGTTTGCCCGCCCGCCGTTTGTGCGATCCGGCGTGTCTGGCGCGCCGCCTGCGGCAGGGCATTAA
- a CDS encoding MFS transporter, which translates to MAPVLPGSDGRLLQHRSFVAFWLARTSSSFGFQMLSIIVGWQIYSQTQSAFWLGMIGLVQFVPSVTLALPAGHIADQFDRRRVVLIGQICEWLAIAALAWLTWQGDASVWVILLLIFIISCAKTVESPSMISMLPALVPASILPRATAANAVSGQAAQIVGPALGGFLYAAGADVVYTATAGLYLVSLLLVSTLRYEQAQPKRTPATLSSLFAGVNFIRNRPDVLGVISLDLFAVLLGGATALLPIFAHDVLHTGPLGLGLLRSAPAVGALLVGFWLSHRTLTRNVGMIMFMSVAGFGVATLVFAFSNLMWLSLLALFALGGCDMVSMVIRGSLVQLDTPDEMRGRVNAVNSIFINTSNQLGEFESGMLAAWLGAVPAAALGGIGTLLVVALWMKMFPGLRHRQRLESNAA; encoded by the coding sequence ATGGCACCCGTATTACCCGGCAGTGATGGTCGTTTATTGCAGCACCGTTCGTTTGTGGCGTTCTGGCTGGCGCGAACCAGTTCCAGCTTTGGTTTTCAGATGTTATCCATCATTGTCGGCTGGCAGATCTATTCCCAGACGCAAAGCGCCTTCTGGCTGGGGATGATTGGTCTGGTGCAGTTCGTTCCTTCGGTCACGCTGGCGCTGCCTGCCGGGCATATCGCTGACCAGTTTGATCGGCGCCGCGTGGTGCTGATCGGCCAGATTTGCGAATGGCTGGCGATTGCGGCGCTGGCCTGGCTGACGTGGCAAGGCGACGCCAGCGTCTGGGTGATCCTGCTGCTGATTTTTATTATCTCCTGCGCCAAAACCGTCGAATCACCGTCGATGATTTCGATGCTGCCGGCGCTGGTTCCGGCCTCGATTTTACCCCGCGCCACCGCCGCCAATGCGGTTTCCGGCCAGGCGGCGCAGATTGTCGGCCCGGCGCTGGGCGGTTTTCTTTATGCGGCGGGCGCGGATGTGGTGTACACCGCCACGGCGGGGTTGTATCTGGTGTCGCTTCTTTTGGTGAGCACGCTGCGCTATGAACAGGCGCAGCCGAAACGCACCCCGGCCACGCTTTCATCGCTGTTCGCCGGGGTGAATTTCATCCGCAATCGCCCGGATGTGCTCGGCGTAATCTCCCTCGATCTGTTTGCCGTATTATTGGGCGGGGCGACGGCGCTGCTGCCCATTTTCGCTCACGATGTCCTGCATACCGGTCCGCTGGGGCTGGGTTTGCTACGCAGCGCGCCTGCGGTCGGGGCGCTGCTGGTGGGCTTCTGGCTTAGCCACCGAACGCTTACGCGCAACGTTGGCATGATCATGTTTATGAGCGTCGCCGGGTTTGGCGTGGCGACGCTGGTGTTTGCCTTTTCAAACCTGATGTGGCTGTCGCTGCTGGCGCTGTTCGCCCTCGGCGGCTGCGATATGGTGAGCATGGTGATCCGCGGTTCGCTGGTGCAACTGGATACCCCGGATGAGATGCGCGGGCGGGTCAATGCGGTTAACTCGATCTTTATCAACACCTCGAACCAGCTTGGCGAATTTGAATCCGGGATGCTCGCTGCGTGGCTCGGCGCGGTGCCCGCTGCGGCGTTGGGCGGTATCGGCACGCTGTTGGTGGTGGCGCTATGGATGAAGATGTTCCCTGGCCTGCGGCACCGCCAGCGGCTGGAGAGCAACGCAGCATAG
- a CDS encoding alpha/beta fold hydrolase, whose amino-acid sequence MQSGMKKCLPLMLLAALYTGSASADDTPSYGAQLEGFAYPYPKQTFAFTSQGEKLQMGYMDVAPVGKSNGRAVVLLHGKNFCGATWESTIAALSQQGYRVIAPDQVGFCTSSKPAHYQYTFQQLADNTHALLQRLGISRAVIVGHSTGGMLATRYALMYPQAVEQLVLVNPIGLEDWKALGVPYRTVDQWYQRELKLSAASIREYELKTYYVGRWKAEYERWVTMLAGLNKGPGHERVAWNSALIYDMIFTQPVFYEFKDLQTPTTLMIGTADTTAIGSDIASPAVKAKLGHYAQLGKATAKAIPGAKLIEFDGLGHAPQMEEPTRFNQTLLEALRQ is encoded by the coding sequence ATGCAATCTGGAATGAAAAAATGTCTGCCGCTGATGCTGCTCGCGGCGCTGTATACCGGGTCTGCCAGCGCGGACGACACACCGTCGTACGGCGCGCAACTGGAAGGTTTTGCCTATCCATATCCTAAGCAAACGTTCGCTTTTACCTCGCAAGGCGAGAAGCTACAAATGGGCTATATGGATGTTGCGCCGGTCGGCAAAAGCAACGGCAGGGCGGTGGTGCTGCTGCACGGCAAGAATTTCTGCGGCGCTACCTGGGAGAGCACGATCGCGGCGCTGAGCCAGCAGGGTTACCGGGTTATCGCGCCGGATCAGGTCGGTTTTTGCACCTCCAGCAAGCCCGCGCATTATCAGTACACTTTTCAGCAATTAGCCGACAATACCCACGCTTTACTGCAAAGACTGGGGATTTCCCGTGCGGTGATCGTCGGCCATTCCACCGGGGGAATGCTGGCGACGCGCTATGCGTTGATGTATCCGCAAGCCGTTGAACAACTGGTGCTGGTGAACCCGATCGGTCTGGAAGACTGGAAAGCGCTCGGCGTGCCGTATCGCACGGTGGACCAATGGTACCAGCGGGAGCTGAAACTCTCGGCGGCGAGTATCCGCGAATATGAACTGAAAACTTACTACGTCGGGCGCTGGAAAGCGGAATACGAGCGCTGGGTGACGATGCTGGCAGGGTTGAATAAAGGGCCGGGGCATGAGCGGGTGGCATGGAACTCGGCGCTGATCTACGACATGATTTTCACTCAGCCAGTGTTCTATGAGTTTAAGGATCTGCAAACGCCAACCACGTTAATGATCGGCACGGCGGATACCACGGCCATTGGCAGCGACATTGCGTCACCGGCGGTGAAAGCGAAGCTGGGCCACTATGCACAGCTCGGTAAAGCAACGGCGAAAGCGATT